One stretch of Astatotilapia calliptera chromosome 3, fAstCal1.2, whole genome shotgun sequence DNA includes these proteins:
- the LOC113018949 gene encoding uncharacterized protein LOC113018949, translating into MELEQLQDQLSESLLQLRSDQLQEVCLQAKISIGKQTKKHTLIRTISEAVETIIVVEEEEVAHTFLDRLIKTVKELKERDDPTQEREESVSRDAVALASLQEQYAALQLSFQTSTKRLEEEMARLTDRMASQETSQGLAAQLPTRPSPLPASPATQPPEVTIRREFRISGQIGERGQKDKLSYSNLIHQIEMGLKKNHSEAEIIEAVVRAISPGLSLRDMLEIKTDLTLMQLRTILRGHYKEDSSTDLYHRLINITQGSNESPQNFLFRAIELKERLLASSREPGTDEQYSVELIQKKFLRAVGTGLISDNVKYQIKPYLDDPAVTDDVLIAKTNEAASLEWERQQKFRKTTREMKVREIKAEAQSVQEAAVGAVGGQDQQFSTSTKGKAAKAPATVTRKETELFDIINQLKGEIAEIKGVIRESHRPSPLHRPSLKRGCRDCQDSNRGENCDHCFKCGQSGHLSRGCRTRRKLPDRAEQIGMSASTVNPRPSPSFQLLNQGEQQQDVHKLLTDSIKHLETKAAAATPDKRNEAVSVSLLSPKRRAQLLNLIGRKHLITCLLEGVKTAALWDTGSQVCLINEKWRQQNIPHLKVRSLTEIIGPGILDGRAVNQTPIPFSGWVEIKFRLPTEEAAQLELLVPVLVAQEDGVAEEPIIGFNVIEYMLERGIEPPHAVTEAVSTAFSIDCKKAEVFIKVMKSGDDGLGEGRVKTGRELMSIPPGQTRVVKCSVRAGPLPAGQDVLFEPSPYPQTSEGLEVQEGVVHLQQGSWSRMSLPVTNTKAYEIILPPRTVLGQTQRVRTIYPANTVTVEIEQMGTTRSTVEATATPPASQIGEQENRTRSNSEGV; encoded by the coding sequence ATGGAGTTGGAGCAACTGCAAGACCAGCTAAGTGAGAGCTTGCTACAGTTAAGGTCAGATCAACTACAAGAAGTGTGTTTACAAGCTAAAATCTCAATcggaaaacagacaaagaagcACACGCTGATCAGAACAATAAGTGAAGCAGTTGAAACAATTATTGtagtggaggaagaggaagtagcACACACATTCCTGGACAGAttaattaaaactgttaaaGAATTAAAGGAAAGAGATGACCCTACACAGGAACGTGAAGAGAGTGTCAGTAGGGATGCGGTTGCATTGGCCAGTCTACAAGAACAATATGCAGCATTGCAACTAAGTTTTCAAACCTCAACAAAAAGGTTAGAGGAAGAAATGGCAAGATTGACAGACAGAATGGCCTCCCAAGAAACTAGTCAGGGTCTGGCTGCACAGTTACCTACTCGTCCATCACCGTTACCTGCTTCACCAGCAACACAGCCCCCTGAAGTGACTATACGCAGGGAATTTAGAATCAGTGGCCAAATTGGGGAACGGGGTCAGAAAGACAAACTGTCATACTCCAACCTGATTCATCAAATCGAAATGGGACTTAAAAAGAATCACAGCGAAGCTGAAATTATTGAAGCTGTTGTTAGGGCCATAAGCCCAGGCCTAAGTCTCCGTGATATGTTGGAGATTAAAACAGACCTCACCCTCATGCAGCTTCGTACCATACTGAGGGGACACTACAAGGAGGATAGCTCTACTGACCTCTATCATCGGCTGATAAATATCACTCAAGGAAGTAATGAGTCCCCACAGAACTTTCTATTTAGGGCAATCGAGCTGAAAGAAAGACTCCTAGCATCATCAAGGGAGCCAGGGACAGATGAACAATACAGTGTCGAACTGATTCAGAAAAAGTTTCTGCGAGCCGTTGGCACAGGTCTGATTAGCGACAATGTGAAATACCAGATCAAACCCTACCTGGATGATCCAGCAGTCACTGACGATGTGCTGATTGCAAAGACAAATGAAGCGGCCAGCCTTGAGTGGGAGAGGCAACAAAAATTCAGAAAGACCACCCGAGAAATGAAAGTAAGAGAGATAAAAGCAGAGGCACAGTCAGTGCAAGAGGCAGCAGTTGGTGCAGTGGGTGGGCAAGACCAGCAATTCTCCACCTCGACAAAAGGTAAAGCTGCTAAAGCACCAGCAACAGTGACACGCAAGGAAACTGAGCTGTTTGATATCATCAATCAACTAAAAGGGGAAATAGCTGAAATAAAAGGAGTGATTCGTGAGTCGCACCGACCTTCTCCCTTACACCGCCCAAGCCTCAAACGTGGCTGCAGGGATTGTCAGGACAGCAATAGAGGAGAAAACTGCGACCACTGCTTCAAATGTGGACAAAGTGGGCATTTGTCTAGGGGATGCCGCACCCGGAGAAAACTTCCAGACAGGGCAGAGCAGATTGGTATGTCAGCTAGCACAGTGAACCCACGCCCGTCACCCTCTTTTCAGCTACTAAACCAAGGTGAGCAACAACAAGATGTTCACAAACTCTTGACGGACAGTATAAAACATTTGGAGACAAAAGCAGCAGCCGCCACACCAGATAAGAGGAATGAAGCGGTCTCCGTCAGCCTCCTCTCCCCAAAACGAAGAGCCCAGCTCCTCAATCTTATAGGGAGGAAGCACCTGATCACCTGCCTGCTTGAGGGAGTAAAAACCGCAGCGTTGTGGGACACGGGATCACAGGTTTGTCtcataaatgaaaaatggagACAACAGAACATCCCACACCTCAAAGTTAGGAGTTTAACTGAAATCATTGGGCCTGGTATATTAGATGGGAGGGCAGTAAACCAGACGCCAATCCCATTTTCCGGGTGGGTTGAAATCAAATTCAGGTTGCCCACAGAAGAGGCTGCACAGTTAGAACTTCTCGTGCCAGTATTAGTAGCTCAGGAAGACGGGGTGGCGGAGGAGCCAATAATTGGCTTCAACGTGATTGAATACATGCTAGAGAGGGGAATAGAGCCACCTCATGCTGTAACAGAAGCTGTTAGCACAGCATTCTCCATTGACTGTAAGAAAGCTGAGGTCTTTATAAAGGTGATGAAGAGTGGAGACGACGGGCTAGGTGAGGGCAGAGTGAAAACTGGGAGAGAATTAATGAGTATCCCACCTGGTCAGACAAGAGTGGTCAAGTGTAGTGTGAGAGCAGGCCCACTCCCAGCAGGTCAGGATGTACTGTTCGAGCCCAGCCCCTACCCTCAGACGTCAGAGGGATTGGAGGTGCAAGAGGGCGTTGTCCATTTACAGCAAGGCAGCTGGTCCCGTATGAGCCTCCCAGTCACTAATACCAAAGCTTATGAGATCATACTGCCTCCGAGAACTGTTTTGGGACAAACTCAGAGGGTTCGAACTATTTACCCagcaaacacagtgacagtggaAATAGAACAAATGGGAACAACAAGATCTACTGTAGAAGCAACAGCTACACCTCCAGCTAGCCAAATTGGGGAACAGGAAAACAGAACAAGAAGCAACAGTGAAGGTGTTTGA